One genomic region from Pecten maximus chromosome 5, xPecMax1.1, whole genome shotgun sequence encodes:
- the LOC117326824 gene encoding zinc finger protein 239-like translates to MAETVETHTKENLYRCIFCGREFFQSNNLLAHIWAHTEHAPFKCELCDKKFSQSNHLSRHVRIHATVEKQLKNGMCRKDFVHDNTLSQHVKTHSIDKPFKCDVCGKGFTSKNYLPIHVKTHSIDKPFKCDVCGKGFTSKNYLPIHVKTHSIDKPFKCDVCGKGFTSKNYLPIHVKSHSIDKPFKCDVCGKGFTSKNYLPIHVKTHSIEKPFKCDVCGKGFTSKNYLPIHVKTHSIEKPFKCDVCGKGFTSKNYLPIHVKTHSIDKPFKCDVCGKGFTSKNYLPIHVKTHSIEKPFKCDVCGKGYTSKKYLSIHVKTHSIYKPFKCDVCGKGFTSKNYLSMHVKTHSIDKPFKCDVSGKGLTSKKLSVNACQNTSNR, encoded by the coding sequence ATGGCAGAAACTGTCGAAACACACACAAAAGAGAATTTGTATAGATGTATATTCTGTGGAAGGGAGTTTTTTCAGAGCAATAACCTTTTGGCACATATATGGGCACACACAGAACATGCGCCGTTTAAGTGTGAATTGTGTGATAAAAAGTTTTCCCAGAGCAATCACCTGTCAAGACATGTCAGAATACATGCTACAGTAGAAAAACAATTAAAGAATGGCATGTGTCGTAAGGACTTTGTTCATGACAATACATTGTCTCAACATGTCAAAACACATTCGATAGATAAACCATTTAAGTGTGACGTGTGTGGGAAGGGGTTTACTTCAAAAAACTATCTGCCGATACATGTCAAAACACATTCGATAGATAAACCATTTAAGTGTGACGTGTGTGGGAAGGGGTTTACTTCAAAAAACTATCTGCCGATTCATGTCAAAACACATTCGATAGATAAACCATTTAAGTGTGACGTGTGTGGGAAGGGGTTTACTTCAAAAAACTATCTGCCAATACATGTCAAATCACATTCAATAGATAAACCATTTAAGTGTGACGTGTGTGGGAAGGGGTTTACTTCAAAAAACTATCTGCCAATACATGTCAAAACACATTCAATAGAGAAACCATTTAAGTGTGACGTGTGTGGGAAGGGGTTTACTTCAAAAAACTATCTGCCAATACATGTCAAAACACATTCAATAGAGAAACCATTTAAGTGTGACGTGTGTGGGAAGGGGTTCACTTCAAAAAACTATCTGCCAATACATGTCAAAACACATTCAATAGATAAACCATTTAAGTGTGACGTGTGTGGGAAGGGGTTTACTTCAAAAAACTATCTGCCAATACATGTCAAAACACATTCAATAGAGAAACCATTTAAGTGTGACGTGTGTGGGAAGGGGTATACTTCAAAAAAGTATTTGTCAATACATGTCAAAACACATTCAATATATAAACCATTTAAGTGTGACGTGTGTGGGAAGGGGTTTACTTCAAAAAACTATCTGTCAATGCATGTCAAAACACATTCAATAGATAAACCATTTAAGTGTGACGTGAGTGGGAAGGGGTTAACTTCAAAAAAACTATCTGTCAATGCATGTCAAAACACATCCAATAGATAA